A stretch of the Archangium violaceum genome encodes the following:
- a CDS encoding HAD family hydrolase, whose protein sequence is MGAMRPTVLLFDIDGTLVTTGGAGRRSLALAFERLHGRRDACDSFSLSGMTDRAIVRKALDIIGVPPTPEAITAVIDTYLQYLAQEVPLVDERDYRLHPGMREAVDAALSRQGFAVGLGTGNVREGARIKLERVRIHDRFSFGGFGCDHEDRVELIRHGARSGAALLRVPVEECRVVVIGDTPKDIAAAQGIGATSIGVGTGNFTPEALLASGATYAFPDFTAREALAALLDGR, encoded by the coding sequence ATGGGGGCCATGCGCCCCACCGTGCTCCTCTTCGACATCGATGGCACCCTCGTCACCACCGGAGGCGCCGGTCGACGCTCCCTCGCACTCGCCTTCGAGCGCCTCCACGGCCGCCGCGATGCCTGTGACTCCTTCAGCCTGTCCGGCATGACCGACCGCGCCATCGTCCGCAAGGCGCTCGACATCATCGGCGTCCCCCCCACCCCCGAGGCCATCACCGCCGTCATCGACACCTACCTCCAGTACCTCGCCCAGGAGGTCCCCCTCGTCGATGAGCGCGACTACCGCCTCCACCCCGGCATGCGCGAGGCCGTCGACGCCGCCCTGTCCCGCCAGGGCTTCGCCGTGGGGCTCGGCACCGGCAACGTGCGCGAGGGTGCCCGCATCAAGCTCGAGCGCGTCCGCATCCACGACCGCTTCTCCTTCGGGGGCTTCGGCTGCGACCACGAGGACCGCGTCGAGCTCATCCGCCATGGCGCCCGCAGCGGCGCCGCCCTGCTCCGCGTCCCCGTCGAGGAGTGCCGCGTCGTCGTCATCGGCGATACCCCCAAGGACATCGCCGCCGCCCAGGGCATCGGCGCCACCAGCATCGGCGTGGGGACCGGCAATTTCACCCCCGAGGCCCTGCTCGCCTCCGGCGCCACCTATGCCTTCCCCGACTTCACCGCCCGCGAAGCGCTCGCCGCCCTGCTCGACGGGCGCTGA
- the hrpB gene encoding ATP-dependent helicase HrpB, with protein MADVALPIDPLLPEIVSTLRGASSLVLEAPPGAGKTTRVPRALLEAGLGQGKEIVVLQPRRLPTRLAAQRVSEEIGERVGETVGYQVRFEDVRGPKTRLSFVTEGVLGRRLLSDPTLRDVGVVVLDEFHERHLSADISLALLRRLQQGPRRDLKIVVMSATLEAAPISAYLDHCPTLRSEGRRFDVSLEYLPTADDRYLDAQVLSGIKRLHANGLDGDVLVFLPGAGEIRRARETCAEFAERHGIDLLPLHGDLPPAEQDRAVRRSSRRKIILSTNVAETSVTIDGVAAVIDSGLARVASHSPWSGLPILKLAKVSRASATQRAGRAGRTRSGHCLRLYTQHDFDGRPEQDAPEIRRMDLAETVLALRASGIKDLASFPFFEPPPAASLEAAETLLRRLGAVASDGSVTDIGQRLLRFPLHPRQARIIAEGERRGVGADAALLAALVGERDIRREARTNLSGPGRAANVVAGPSDLLELLERFREAERANFSSGRVQSLSLEQGAVQAVDRVQRQLRRAVREQGQRPSRPEDVEQALMLSALAGYPDRVARRRKPRAPDLLLFGGGTAQLSEVSVVQEPDLMIAVDAEERPGRGVIIRLASAVEPEWLLDLYPDALEEVDALQWNPASKRVERITRLSYGNLVLEETRTPAPPSEEAARVLVEQALAAGPGRFADPEALQQWRTRVALLAQAFPEAGFPTVDDAFMRDSLASLCAGARSFADLEGVSLLDALYSRLTSEQARLLSNHAPEKVSLPGGRTAKVHYEPGKPPWVESRLQDFFGMAQGPSVCAGRVPLVLHLLAPNMRAVQVTTDLAGFWERHYPSIRKELCRKYPKHSWPEDPRHAQTPAERGRRI; from the coding sequence ATGGCCGACGTCGCCCTTCCCATCGATCCGCTCCTGCCCGAGATCGTCTCCACCCTGCGTGGCGCGAGCTCGCTCGTCCTGGAAGCCCCTCCCGGCGCCGGCAAGACGACCCGCGTGCCCCGTGCCCTGCTCGAGGCCGGCCTCGGTCAGGGCAAGGAGATCGTCGTCCTCCAGCCCCGCCGCCTCCCCACCCGGCTCGCCGCCCAGCGCGTCTCCGAGGAGATCGGCGAGCGCGTGGGCGAGACCGTCGGCTACCAGGTCCGTTTCGAGGACGTCCGCGGCCCCAAGACGCGCCTCTCCTTCGTCACCGAGGGCGTGCTCGGCCGGCGTCTCCTCTCCGATCCCACCCTGCGCGACGTGGGCGTCGTCGTGCTCGATGAGTTCCACGAGCGCCACCTCTCCGCCGACATCTCGCTCGCCCTCCTCCGCCGCCTCCAGCAGGGCCCCCGGCGCGACCTGAAGATCGTGGTCATGTCCGCCACGCTCGAGGCCGCTCCCATCAGCGCCTACCTCGACCACTGCCCCACCCTGCGCTCCGAGGGCCGCCGCTTCGACGTCAGCCTCGAGTACCTCCCCACCGCCGATGACCGCTACCTCGATGCCCAGGTGCTCTCCGGCATCAAGCGGCTCCATGCCAACGGCCTCGACGGCGACGTGCTCGTGTTCCTCCCCGGCGCCGGGGAGATCCGCCGCGCCCGGGAGACCTGCGCCGAGTTCGCCGAACGTCACGGCATCGACCTGCTCCCCCTCCACGGCGACCTGCCCCCCGCCGAGCAGGACCGCGCCGTGCGCCGCAGCTCGCGCCGGAAGATCATCCTCTCCACCAACGTCGCGGAGACCTCCGTCACCATCGACGGGGTCGCCGCCGTCATCGATTCCGGACTGGCCCGCGTGGCCTCGCACTCGCCCTGGTCCGGGCTGCCCATCCTCAAGCTCGCCAAGGTGAGCCGCGCCTCCGCCACCCAGCGCGCCGGCCGCGCCGGCCGTACCCGCTCCGGCCACTGTCTCCGCCTCTACACCCAGCACGACTTCGACGGCCGCCCCGAGCAGGACGCCCCCGAAATCCGCCGCATGGACCTGGCCGAGACCGTGCTCGCCCTGCGCGCCTCGGGCATCAAGGACCTGGCCTCCTTCCCCTTCTTCGAGCCCCCTCCGGCCGCCTCGCTCGAAGCCGCGGAAACGCTCCTGCGCCGCCTGGGCGCCGTCGCCTCCGATGGCTCCGTGACGGACATCGGCCAGCGGCTCCTTCGCTTCCCCCTCCACCCACGCCAGGCCCGCATCATCGCCGAGGGCGAACGGCGCGGCGTCGGCGCGGACGCGGCCCTGCTCGCCGCCCTCGTCGGTGAGCGTGACATCCGCCGCGAGGCTCGCACCAACCTCTCCGGACCGGGCCGGGCCGCCAACGTCGTCGCCGGGCCCTCGGATCTGCTGGAGCTGCTCGAGCGCTTCCGCGAGGCCGAGCGCGCCAACTTCTCCTCCGGCCGCGTCCAGTCGCTCTCCCTGGAGCAGGGCGCCGTGCAGGCCGTGGATCGCGTCCAGCGCCAGCTCCGGCGCGCCGTGCGCGAGCAGGGGCAGCGGCCCTCCCGTCCCGAGGACGTGGAACAGGCGCTGATGCTCAGCGCGCTCGCCGGCTACCCGGACCGCGTGGCCCGCCGCCGCAAGCCCCGCGCCCCCGACCTCCTGCTCTTCGGCGGCGGCACCGCGCAGCTCTCCGAGGTCAGCGTCGTCCAGGAGCCCGATCTGATGATCGCCGTGGACGCAGAGGAGCGCCCCGGCCGTGGCGTCATCATCCGCCTCGCCAGCGCCGTCGAGCCCGAGTGGCTCCTCGACCTGTACCCCGACGCACTGGAGGAGGTGGATGCCCTCCAGTGGAACCCCGCCTCCAAGCGCGTCGAGCGCATCACCCGCCTGTCCTACGGCAACCTCGTCCTCGAGGAGACCCGTACGCCCGCTCCGCCCTCCGAGGAGGCCGCGCGCGTGCTCGTGGAACAGGCCCTCGCCGCCGGACCTGGCCGCTTCGCCGACCCCGAGGCCCTCCAGCAATGGCGCACCCGTGTCGCCCTGCTCGCCCAGGCCTTCCCCGAGGCTGGCTTCCCCACCGTGGACGACGCGTTCATGCGCGACTCGCTCGCGTCCCTGTGCGCCGGCGCCCGGAGCTTCGCGGACCTCGAAGGCGTCTCACTCCTCGACGCGCTCTACTCCCGGCTCACCTCCGAGCAGGCCCGCCTCCTCTCCAACCACGCCCCCGAGAAGGTCTCCCTCCCCGGTGGGCGCACCGCCAAGGTCCACTACGAGCCCGGCAAGCCCCCTTGGGTCGAGTCCCGGCTCCAGGACTTCTTCGGTATGGCCCAGGGGCCCAGTGTGTGCGCCGGGCGGGTTCCGCTCGTGCTCCACCTGCTCGCGCCCAACATGCGGGCCGTCCAGGTGACCACGGACCTCGCGGGCTTCTGGGAGCGGCACTACCCCTCCATCCGCAAGGAGCTGTGCCGGAAGTACCCGAAGCACAGCTGGCCCGAGGACCCGCGCCACGCGCAGACCCCGGCCGAGCGCGGCCGACGGATTTGA
- a CDS encoding GNAT family N-acetyltransferase, with amino-acid sequence MSNAENPQPVTIAQIKNEAELWQALAIREVVFIEEQHVPEGIERDAEDAKAYHVLAFQGGHAIGTGRLVMLPEPPPGESGVWAQIGRMAVLQAHRKARVGAMLLTTLEDEARRRGVNGIMLHSQLYALEFYKKQGYEVLGEVFKEAGIDHLEMRKKL; translated from the coding sequence ATGTCGAACGCGGAGAATCCCCAGCCGGTCACCATCGCTCAGATCAAGAACGAAGCTGAGTTGTGGCAGGCGCTCGCCATCCGCGAGGTGGTGTTCATCGAAGAGCAGCACGTGCCCGAAGGCATCGAGCGGGACGCCGAGGATGCGAAGGCGTACCACGTGCTGGCCTTTCAGGGTGGGCACGCCATCGGGACGGGGCGTCTGGTGATGTTACCAGAGCCGCCACCCGGAGAGTCCGGGGTGTGGGCGCAGATCGGACGAATGGCGGTGCTGCAGGCGCACCGGAAGGCCCGGGTGGGCGCGATGCTCCTGACGACGCTGGAGGACGAGGCGCGGCGTCGGGGAGTGAACGGCATCATGCTTCACTCACAGTTGTACGCACTCGAGTTCTACAAGAAGCAGGGCTACGAAGTGCTGGGCGAGGTCTTCAAGGAAGCGGGCATCGACCACCTGGAGATGCGCAAGAAGCTGTAG
- the fdxA gene encoding ferredoxin FdxA: MAYVVTEPCIKCKYTDCVEVCPVNCFYEGANFLVIHPDECIDCGACEPVCPTKAIFPESDLPSEYGEYKALNAQFATQWPNIAEKKAALPDADSFKDKKGKRSLLEAKPGK; this comes from the coding sequence ATGGCTTACGTGGTCACCGAGCCTTGCATCAAGTGCAAGTACACCGACTGTGTCGAGGTCTGCCCGGTCAACTGCTTCTACGAGGGCGCCAACTTCCTGGTCATCCACCCGGACGAGTGCATCGACTGCGGTGCGTGTGAGCCGGTCTGCCCGACCAAGGCGATCTTCCCCGAGTCGGATCTGCCCTCCGAGTATGGCGAGTACAAGGCGCTGAACGCGCAGTTCGCCACGCAGTGGCCGAACATCGCGGAGAAGAAGGCGGCCCTGCCCGACGCCGACAGCTTCAAGGACAAGAAGGGCAAGCGGAGCCTGCTCGAGGCCAAGCCCGGCAAGTAG
- the asd gene encoding aspartate-semialdehyde dehydrogenase, which yields MAKLRAVLIGATGLAGQQFIAALKDHPYIELTGLAASPRSAGKAYAEALRTANGMTAWFVPEAMPESIAKMKVVSGEEVQAKDYDIAFSAVESDVAKDMEPRLARDIPVFSAASAFRYEEDVPLLIPPVNAAHSPLVREQQKRRGWKGFIVPIPNCTTTGLAITLAPLAEHFGVKAVMMTSMQAMSGAGRSPGVIGLDILDNVIPYIPKEEEKVQVETKKILGALRAGGSAIAPHDVRVSCTCTRVAVMEGHTESVFVSLGRKASVQEVVAAMREWRGADVSRDLPSAPPRWIEVLDDPFRPQPRLDRDTHAGMATTVGRVREDGVLENGFKYLLVSHNTKMGAAKGAILVAELMRAQGLLG from the coding sequence ATGGCCAAGCTTCGCGCCGTCCTCATTGGTGCCACTGGACTTGCCGGCCAGCAGTTCATCGCCGCGCTGAAGGATCACCCCTACATCGAGCTCACCGGGCTGGCGGCCTCGCCGCGCTCGGCGGGCAAGGCCTACGCGGAGGCGCTGCGCACGGCCAACGGGATGACCGCCTGGTTCGTCCCCGAGGCGATGCCGGAGTCGATCGCGAAGATGAAGGTGGTGAGCGGCGAGGAGGTCCAGGCGAAGGACTACGACATCGCCTTCTCGGCGGTGGAGTCGGACGTGGCCAAGGACATGGAGCCCCGGCTCGCGCGGGACATCCCCGTGTTCTCCGCGGCCAGCGCCTTCCGCTACGAGGAGGACGTGCCGCTGCTCATTCCCCCGGTGAACGCCGCCCACTCGCCGCTGGTGCGCGAGCAGCAGAAGCGCCGCGGCTGGAAGGGCTTCATCGTCCCCATCCCCAACTGCACCACCACGGGTCTGGCCATCACCCTGGCCCCGCTGGCCGAGCACTTCGGCGTCAAGGCGGTGATGATGACCTCGATGCAGGCCATGTCCGGCGCGGGCCGCTCGCCTGGCGTCATCGGCCTGGACATCCTGGACAACGTCATCCCCTACATTCCCAAGGAGGAGGAGAAGGTCCAGGTGGAGACGAAGAAGATCCTCGGCGCGCTGCGGGCCGGGGGCTCGGCCATCGCTCCGCATGACGTCCGGGTGTCCTGCACCTGCACCCGCGTGGCGGTGATGGAGGGGCACACCGAGTCCGTCTTCGTGTCGCTCGGGCGCAAGGCCTCCGTGCAGGAGGTGGTGGCGGCGATGCGCGAGTGGCGGGGCGCTGACGTGTCGCGCGACCTGCCGTCGGCTCCGCCGCGGTGGATCGAGGTGTTGGATGATCCGTTCCGCCCGCAGCCGCGCCTGGATCGCGACACCCACGCGGGCATGGCCACCACGGTGGGCCGGGTGCGCGAGGACGGCGTCCTGGAGAACGGCTTCAAGTACCTGCTCGTCTCCCACAATACGAAGATGGGAGCGGCCAAGGGAGCCATCCTGGTAGCCGAACTGATGCGTGCCCAGGGCCTTCTGGGGTGA
- a CDS encoding rhodanese-like domain-containing protein produces the protein MDPRIPCTELYVRLGDEEVLVLDCRDPADWERFGLHIPGALWMPFEEILRDAAALPDDELIVVCGCSPDGSDSRRACRLLQQRGFNAICLEGGLQGWITHGLPTESHISGTSASGMC, from the coding sequence GTGGATCCCCGAATACCTTGTACCGAGCTCTACGTACGGCTCGGAGACGAGGAAGTGCTCGTGCTCGACTGCCGTGATCCCGCGGATTGGGAGCGCTTCGGCCTGCACATCCCTGGAGCCCTGTGGATGCCCTTCGAGGAAATCCTACGGGACGCGGCGGCACTTCCCGATGACGAGCTCATCGTGGTGTGTGGGTGTTCTCCGGACGGCTCGGACTCGCGCCGGGCCTGCCGCCTGCTTCAACAGCGGGGGTTCAACGCCATCTGTCTGGAAGGTGGCCTCCAGGGGTGGATCACCCATGGGTTGCCGACCGAGAGCCACATTTCGGGCACTTCGGCGAGTGGGATGTGCTGA
- a CDS encoding acyl-CoA dehydrogenase family protein has translation MLHGYGLYLEEHEAFRRTVRAVVDKELKPFASEWEEKEEFPRELFTRFGELGFLGLKYPEAYGGSNAGELYEAVLLEEMGRCGSGGVAAGLGAQHTIATGPLHKFGTEDQKRRFLAPAIRGEKIGALGITEPNGGSDVAGLLTTARRDGDSYVVNGSKTYITNGVRADFVVLAVKTNPEAGHKGLSLLVVEKGTPGFSVGRKLKKLGWRASDTGELFFDDCRVPAANLLGGVEGQGFYQIMGNFQWERLSLALGALGAMEEMLEVVMAHVRDRRAFGQALHEFQVVRHKIAELATDFEAARQLTYHALRLHVGGEYAIAQTSMAKKVATETACRVADACLQLHGGAGYMMEYDIQRHWRDARLGPIGGGTSEIMNEIIARQLGL, from the coding sequence ATGCTGCACGGTTACGGGCTGTACCTGGAGGAGCACGAGGCCTTCCGCCGCACGGTCCGGGCGGTGGTGGACAAGGAGCTGAAGCCCTTCGCCAGCGAGTGGGAGGAGAAGGAGGAGTTCCCCCGGGAGCTCTTCACCCGCTTTGGCGAGCTGGGCTTCCTGGGCCTCAAGTACCCGGAGGCGTATGGGGGCTCCAACGCCGGGGAGCTGTACGAGGCGGTGCTGCTCGAGGAGATGGGGCGCTGCGGCTCGGGAGGAGTCGCCGCCGGATTGGGGGCCCAGCACACCATCGCCACCGGCCCCCTGCACAAGTTCGGCACCGAGGACCAGAAGCGGCGCTTCCTCGCCCCGGCCATCCGGGGGGAGAAGATCGGCGCGCTCGGCATCACGGAGCCCAATGGGGGCTCGGACGTGGCCGGCCTGCTCACCACCGCCCGCCGCGATGGCGACAGCTACGTCGTCAACGGCTCGAAGACCTACATCACCAATGGGGTCAGGGCGGACTTCGTGGTGCTGGCGGTGAAGACGAACCCCGAGGCCGGGCACAAGGGTCTGTCCCTGCTGGTGGTGGAGAAGGGCACCCCCGGCTTCTCCGTGGGGCGGAAGCTGAAGAAGCTCGGGTGGCGGGCCTCGGACACCGGGGAGCTCTTCTTCGACGACTGTCGGGTGCCCGCGGCCAACCTCCTGGGTGGGGTGGAGGGGCAGGGCTTCTATCAGATCATGGGCAACTTCCAGTGGGAGCGCCTGTCACTCGCCCTGGGGGCGCTCGGGGCCATGGAGGAGATGCTGGAGGTCGTCATGGCCCACGTGAGGGATCGGCGGGCGTTCGGCCAGGCGCTCCACGAGTTCCAGGTGGTGCGGCACAAGATCGCCGAGCTGGCCACCGACTTCGAGGCGGCGCGTCAGCTCACCTACCACGCGCTGCGCCTGCACGTGGGGGGCGAGTACGCCATTGCCCAGACGTCCATGGCCAAGAAGGTGGCCACCGAGACGGCCTGCCGGGTGGCCGACGCGTGTCTCCAGCTCCACGGCGGCGCCGGATACATGATGGAGTACGACATCCAGCGACACTGGCGGGACGCGCGCCTGGGCCCCATTGGTGGGGGGACCAGCGAGATCATGAACGAGATCATCGCCCGGCAGCTCGGCCTCTAG
- a CDS encoding M20/M25/M40 family metallo-hydrolase, with protein sequence MSSLLSLSLLGSPALAAESSKAAVKSSEATRAEAARLTSAFLGDTPLLRDLQSLVDEVGGRATGSPANLRSVDWALARFREAGVEARKEAFQMPGLWLERSASASVRGAGVDYSPRIAAMPFSTATPRGGMTAPLLDAGKGTEKDFQALGQKAKGAFLLVDTAELKDVDGLFREYAEAAEIEQRAFAAGVAGVVYVGSRPNNLLYRHNVSVGLRNTRPMMVMERDGALRAQRLLRAGKTLTLTADIDIQSGPAYESYNVIGEIRGSTRPDEVVVLGAHLDSWDLGTGALDNGANVVALIDVARQMKRLGIKPARTLRFALWNGEEQGMYGSAGYTQSHEAELDKHVMAASFDIGCGRITGFFTGGRPELPPLVDRALEPVKGLGPFTQVDVPLVGTDNFDFMLHGVPNLVANQEPALYGPNYHARSDELDKCDPQQLRLNTAITAAIAYGFAQMDAKLPRQSRAQVEELVRTTDLGQQLKSSGQYDDWMSGKRGRKGNTRAGPATR encoded by the coding sequence GTGTCGTCCCTCCTGTCCCTGTCCCTCCTCGGCTCACCGGCCCTGGCCGCGGAGTCGTCCAAGGCCGCGGTGAAGTCCTCGGAAGCCACTCGGGCCGAGGCGGCTCGGCTGACCTCCGCCTTCCTCGGGGACACGCCGCTGCTGCGCGACCTGCAGTCCCTCGTCGACGAGGTGGGCGGTAGGGCGACGGGCTCGCCGGCCAACCTGCGCTCGGTGGACTGGGCGCTCGCGCGCTTCCGTGAGGCCGGCGTCGAGGCTCGCAAGGAGGCCTTCCAGATGCCGGGCCTGTGGCTGGAGCGCTCGGCGTCCGCCAGCGTGCGCGGCGCCGGGGTGGACTACTCGCCGCGCATCGCGGCCATGCCCTTCTCCACCGCGACCCCCAGAGGCGGGATGACGGCTCCGCTACTCGATGCCGGCAAGGGGACGGAGAAGGACTTCCAAGCACTCGGACAGAAGGCGAAGGGCGCGTTCCTGCTCGTGGACACGGCGGAGCTGAAGGACGTGGACGGCCTGTTCCGCGAGTACGCCGAGGCCGCTGAAATCGAGCAGCGGGCCTTCGCGGCCGGAGTGGCGGGCGTGGTGTACGTGGGCTCGCGGCCCAACAACCTGCTGTACCGGCACAACGTGTCCGTGGGCCTGCGCAACACGCGGCCCATGATGGTGATGGAGCGGGACGGCGCCCTGCGCGCCCAGCGCCTGCTTCGCGCGGGCAAGACGCTGACCCTCACGGCCGACATCGACATTCAGTCCGGGCCCGCCTACGAGAGCTACAACGTCATCGGGGAGATTCGTGGCAGCACGCGCCCGGACGAGGTGGTGGTGCTCGGCGCGCACCTGGACTCGTGGGACCTGGGCACGGGCGCGCTGGACAACGGGGCCAACGTGGTGGCGCTCATCGATGTGGCCCGGCAGATGAAGCGGCTGGGCATCAAACCGGCGCGCACCCTGCGCTTCGCCCTGTGGAACGGCGAGGAGCAGGGCATGTACGGCTCCGCAGGCTACACGCAATCGCACGAGGCCGAGCTGGACAAGCACGTGATGGCAGCCTCATTCGACATCGGCTGCGGGCGCATCACCGGCTTCTTCACGGGCGGACGCCCCGAGCTGCCTCCCCTGGTGGACCGCGCGCTCGAGCCGGTGAAGGGACTGGGCCCCTTCACGCAGGTGGACGTGCCGCTCGTGGGTACGGACAACTTCGACTTCATGCTGCACGGCGTACCCAACCTGGTGGCCAACCAGGAGCCCGCGCTCTACGGTCCGAACTACCACGCACGCTCGGACGAGCTGGACAAGTGCGACCCGCAGCAGCTGCGGCTCAATACCGCCATCACGGCGGCGATCGCGTATGGCTTCGCGCAGATGGACGCGAAGCTGCCGCGCCAATCACGTGCTCAAGTGGAGGAACTGGTGCGCACCACGGACCTGGGCCAGCAGCTGAAGAGCTCCGGCCAATACGACGACTGGATGTCTGGGAAGCGCGGACGAAAGGGGAACACCCGCGCGGGCCCCGCGACCCGCTGA